Proteins encoded by one window of Halosolutus amylolyticus:
- a CDS encoding methylaspartate ammonia-lyase, with translation MQIEAIHATPGYSGFFFDDQRAIKRGAEQDGFTYEGEPVTDGFDEIRQAGETLIVDLELADGTVVRGDCAAVQYSGAGGRDPLFQAAEYEPVVEGPVAEALVGRDATAFLDNAEALEEMRVEGDRLHTAIRYGVSQALLAAAADARNTTRTDVMADALGTDPATEPVPVFGQSGDDRYTNTEKMFVKGVPVLPHALINSVEKIGENGETLLEYVEWLVERSRELGPEGYEPRFHIDVYGMIGEIFGAPYDRDEVVDYFAALEAAAAPYPIQIEGPMDVGDRADQIDAMVELREGLADAGVGVDIVADEWCNTFEDVQAFVDAGAADLVQVKTPDLGGIHRSGQAVRYCEGTDTRAYLGGTCNETETSARACAHVALATDAAQVLAKPGMGFDEGYMIVENEMRRTIARRAREQQPTDTDEITADD, from the coding sequence ATGCAGATCGAGGCAATTCACGCAACGCCCGGCTACTCCGGGTTCTTCTTCGACGACCAGCGCGCGATCAAGCGCGGAGCCGAACAGGACGGGTTCACCTACGAGGGCGAGCCCGTCACCGACGGCTTCGACGAAATACGCCAGGCCGGCGAGACGCTCATCGTCGACCTCGAACTCGCCGACGGCACCGTCGTGCGGGGCGACTGTGCCGCGGTCCAGTACTCCGGTGCCGGCGGGCGCGACCCGCTGTTCCAGGCCGCGGAGTACGAACCCGTCGTCGAGGGGCCGGTCGCCGAGGCGCTCGTCGGTCGCGACGCGACCGCGTTCCTCGACAACGCCGAAGCGCTCGAGGAGATGCGGGTCGAGGGCGATCGGCTCCACACCGCCATCCGGTACGGCGTCTCGCAGGCCCTCCTCGCGGCGGCCGCGGACGCCCGGAACACCACGCGCACCGACGTGATGGCCGACGCGCTCGGCACCGACCCCGCGACCGAACCGGTGCCGGTCTTCGGCCAGTCCGGCGACGATCGGTACACCAACACCGAGAAGATGTTCGTCAAGGGCGTCCCCGTGCTCCCCCACGCGCTGATCAACAGCGTCGAGAAGATCGGCGAGAACGGCGAGACCCTGCTGGAGTACGTCGAGTGGCTCGTCGAACGCTCCCGGGAACTCGGCCCGGAGGGGTACGAGCCCCGGTTCCACATCGACGTCTACGGCATGATCGGCGAGATCTTCGGCGCGCCGTACGATCGCGACGAGGTGGTCGATTACTTCGCCGCGCTCGAGGCGGCCGCCGCCCCCTACCCGATCCAGATCGAGGGGCCGATGGACGTCGGCGATCGCGCGGACCAGATCGACGCGATGGTCGAACTCCGCGAGGGACTCGCGGATGCAGGGGTCGGCGTCGACATCGTCGCCGACGAGTGGTGTAACACCTTCGAGGACGTGCAGGCGTTCGTCGACGCGGGCGCGGCCGACCTCGTGCAGGTCAAGACGCCCGACCTGGGCGGCATCCACCGGAGCGGACAGGCCGTCCGCTACTGCGAGGGGACCGACACCCGCGCGTATCTCGGCGGCACCTGCAACGAAACGGAAACCTCCGCGCGCGCCTGCGCCCACGTCGCGCTCGCGACGGACGCCGCGCAGGTGCTCGCAAAGCCCGGCATGGGCTTCGACGAGGGCTACATGATCGTCGAAAACGAGATGCGACGGACGATCGCCCGACGAGCACGCGAACAGCAACCGACCGACACTGACGAAATTACCGCCGATGACTGA
- a CDS encoding helix-hairpin-helix domain-containing protein has translation MTNATTPIETTFEMQRQSIKQSQQLFEQGLQFQENIAETFLQNGFAAQRSAQRQGTELARKVFDAHLEAVESALDEDAYDVRSTVDEQFEDGAKQTQQLMNEGFEQSAELFQHLLHAQFDALESALDGDGSDVRSAVDRQFDEFERAHEETWDEFETGMQEAVDELTDQQKELLAESTESLLEAQQETEQQTVDGVRQAEEAAETVQQQTEEMVQTTQQGAETVTETTQENAQDLVGEAAEATEDVTAETTDAIETAAEGGTGAVEENLQSIAGVGQVYADRLAEAGIETIGDLADAQASIVAEAADISEANATQWIDAAQSQE, from the coding sequence ATGACCAACGCAACTACGCCGATCGAAACGACGTTCGAAATGCAGCGCCAGTCGATCAAACAGAGCCAGCAACTCTTCGAGCAGGGCCTCCAGTTCCAGGAGAACATCGCCGAAACGTTCCTCCAGAACGGGTTCGCGGCCCAGCGAAGCGCACAGCGCCAGGGGACCGAACTCGCCCGAAAGGTCTTCGACGCGCACCTCGAGGCGGTCGAGTCGGCCCTCGACGAAGATGCGTACGACGTCCGGTCGACCGTCGACGAACAGTTCGAGGACGGGGCAAAGCAAACCCAGCAACTGATGAACGAGGGGTTCGAGCAGTCCGCCGAACTGTTCCAGCACCTGCTGCACGCACAGTTCGACGCCCTCGAGTCGGCGCTCGACGGAGACGGGTCCGACGTCCGATCGGCCGTCGACCGGCAGTTCGACGAGTTCGAACGGGCCCACGAAGAGACCTGGGACGAGTTCGAGACCGGGATGCAGGAAGCGGTCGACGAACTCACCGACCAGCAGAAGGAACTGCTCGCGGAGTCCACCGAGTCGCTCCTCGAAGCCCAACAGGAGACCGAACAGCAGACCGTCGACGGCGTCCGGCAGGCCGAGGAGGCCGCCGAAACCGTCCAGCAACAAACCGAAGAGATGGTCCAGACGACCCAGCAGGGGGCCGAGACGGTCACTGAAACGACCCAGGAAAACGCCCAGGACCTCGTCGGCGAGGCTGCCGAGGCGACCGAAGACGTCACAGCCGAGACCACTGACGCGATCGAAACCGCAGCCGAAGGCGGGACCGGAGCCGTCGAAGAAAACCTACAGTCGATCGCGGGCGTCGGCCAGGTCTACGCGGATCGCCTCGCCGAGGCTGGCATCGAGACGATCGGCGACCTCGCCGACGCGCAGGCGAGCATCGTCGCCGAGGCTGCGGACATCTCGGAAGCGAACGCCACCCAGTGGATCGACGCGGCGCAGTCTCAGGAGTAA
- a CDS encoding Mrp/NBP35 family ATP-binding protein has product MDEAAVRDRLRTVEDPELGDDIVSLGLVNDVTVDGDRVDVNLALGAPYSPTETGLAGEVREVLAEEGLEVDLSASIPDRDDLASEEQVLPNVKNVIAVASGKGGVGKSTVSVNLAAGLSQLGARVGLFDADVYGPNVPRMVDADEPPMATEDETLVPPEKYGVKLMSMAFLTGEDDPVIWRGPMVHKVITQLTEDVEWGHLDYLVVDLPPGTGDTQLTMLQTMPVTGAVIVTTPQDVALDDARKGLEMFAKHDTVVLGIAENMSTFACPDCGGEHDIFGSGGGREFADEHEMPFLGSIPLDPAVREGGDGGKPTVLEDETATGDAFRTITENVANNTGIVHRRSVSQTRRSEAASPDR; this is encoded by the coding sequence ATGGACGAAGCCGCCGTACGCGACCGCCTCCGGACGGTCGAGGATCCGGAACTCGGCGACGACATCGTGTCGCTCGGGCTGGTCAACGACGTCACCGTCGACGGCGATCGGGTCGACGTGAATCTCGCGCTCGGAGCCCCCTACTCCCCGACCGAGACGGGCCTCGCCGGCGAGGTTCGCGAGGTGCTCGCCGAGGAAGGGCTCGAGGTCGACCTCTCCGCGAGCATCCCAGATCGGGACGACCTCGCGAGCGAAGAACAGGTCCTGCCGAACGTCAAGAACGTGATCGCCGTCGCCTCCGGGAAAGGCGGCGTCGGCAAGTCGACCGTCTCGGTGAACCTCGCGGCGGGGCTCTCGCAACTGGGCGCGCGCGTCGGCCTCTTCGACGCCGACGTCTACGGGCCGAACGTCCCGCGGATGGTCGACGCCGACGAACCGCCGATGGCCACCGAGGACGAGACCCTCGTCCCGCCCGAGAAGTACGGCGTGAAGCTGATGAGCATGGCATTCCTCACCGGCGAGGACGATCCGGTCATCTGGCGCGGCCCGATGGTCCACAAGGTCATCACCCAGTTGACGGAGGACGTCGAGTGGGGGCACCTCGACTACCTCGTGGTCGACCTCCCGCCGGGCACTGGCGACACCCAGCTAACGATGCTCCAGACCATGCCCGTCACCGGCGCGGTGATCGTCACGACACCGCAGGACGTCGCGCTCGACGACGCCCGGAAGGGCCTGGAGATGTTCGCCAAGCACGACACCGTCGTGCTCGGCATCGCCGAGAACATGTCGACGTTCGCCTGCCCCGACTGCGGCGGCGAGCACGACATCTTCGGCTCCGGTGGCGGCCGGGAGTTCGCGGACGAACACGAGATGCCGTTCCTCGGTTCGATCCCGCTCGACCCCGCCGTCCGCGAGGGCGGCGACGGCGGAAAGCCGACGGTGCTCGAGGACGAGACGGCCACCGGCGACGCGTTCCGGACGATCACGGAGAACGTCGCCAACAACACCGGGATCGTCCACCGACGAAGCGTCTCCCAGACCAGACGCAGCGAAGCCGCCTCGCCCGATCGATGA
- a CDS encoding TIGR00341 family protein, which yields MRLVQVFVPRGDLDRVLETATEMGVDYAVSEQTSHGEFEALVSIPVPPAAVEPFLAELRAAGLDEDSYTVVTAAETIVSDRADDLTGEFTGTRISREELQARAADLAPAASTYFVLLVVSTIIATAGLLLDSAATIIGAMVVAPLMGPALAASVGVVVDDDDLAARGVLLQVVGLAVAVATAALVGWLLRGTVLLPPGFDITTVPQIDERITPSVLALFLALGSGVAGVVSLVRNVGSVLVGVAIAVALVPPAATAGLGIAWGRPTVVLTAGTLVLINLLSINLTALILLWLSGYRPHRSERIDHVYGRLRSRVVVLLVAIAVLSVVLGGVTYGTYRTAAVEHDVQTELETMNDEAAFADLQFREVGVEYELVDVYTGDEPSVTLVAERPPGEQEPDDFADRVRERLETATGVDLDVVVELVDTQRSG from the coding sequence ATGCGCCTGGTACAGGTGTTCGTGCCGCGCGGCGATCTGGATCGAGTCCTCGAGACGGCGACGGAGATGGGCGTCGATTACGCCGTTTCCGAGCAAACGAGCCACGGCGAGTTCGAGGCGCTCGTCTCGATCCCGGTCCCGCCGGCCGCCGTCGAGCCGTTTCTCGCGGAGCTTCGAGCCGCCGGGCTCGACGAGGACTCGTACACCGTCGTCACGGCCGCGGAAACGATCGTCTCTGACCGAGCGGACGACCTGACCGGCGAGTTCACCGGGACCAGGATCTCCCGGGAGGAACTCCAGGCGCGGGCGGCGGATCTCGCGCCCGCGGCGTCGACGTACTTCGTTCTGCTCGTCGTGAGTACGATCATCGCGACGGCGGGGCTGTTGCTCGACTCCGCGGCGACGATCATCGGTGCGATGGTCGTCGCCCCGCTGATGGGACCGGCACTCGCCGCGAGCGTCGGTGTGGTCGTCGACGACGACGACCTCGCGGCGCGGGGGGTCCTCTTGCAGGTGGTCGGACTCGCAGTCGCCGTCGCGACGGCGGCGCTCGTCGGCTGGCTCCTCAGGGGGACGGTGTTGCTCCCGCCGGGATTCGACATCACGACGGTCCCCCAGATCGACGAACGGATCACGCCGAGCGTCCTCGCGCTCTTTCTCGCTCTCGGATCGGGCGTCGCCGGCGTCGTCAGTCTCGTCCGGAACGTCGGGTCGGTGCTCGTCGGTGTCGCCATCGCAGTGGCGCTCGTCCCGCCCGCCGCCACCGCTGGACTCGGAATCGCCTGGGGCCGCCCGACCGTCGTCCTCACCGCCGGCACGCTCGTCCTGATCAACCTGCTTTCGATCAACCTCACCGCGCTGATCCTGCTGTGGCTCTCGGGCTATCGGCCGCACCGATCGGAACGCATCGATCACGTCTACGGCCGGTTGCGATCGCGAGTCGTCGTGCTTCTCGTCGCGATCGCGGTGCTGTCGGTCGTTCTCGGCGGGGTCACCTACGGGACCTACCGGACGGCCGCGGTCGAGCACGACGTCCAGACCGAACTCGAGACGATGAACGACGAGGCCGCGTTCGCGGACCTGCAGTTCCGGGAAGTCGGCGTCGAGTACGAACTCGTGGACGTCTACACCGGCGACGAGCCGTCGGTGACCCTGGTCGCCGAACGGCCACCAGGGGAGCAAGAACCGGACGACTTCGCCGATCGCGTCCGCGAGCGACTGGAAACCGCGACCGGCGTCGACCTCGACGTCGTCGTCGAACTGGTCGACACGCAGCGAAGCGGGTAA
- a CDS encoding ThuA domain-containing protein, with translation MVAVTIWNEFRHEREDEDAAAVYPDGIHGTIAEALVDRGHEVRTATLDEPEHGLTEDVLAETDVLCWWGHTAHDEVSDDIVDRVHERVLGGMGLVVLHSGHYAKIFKRLMGTTCSLQWREDGGTERLWVVDPGHPIADGLDESIELPETEMYGEPFDVPEPDRLVFTSWFEGGEVFRSGCCYRRGSGRIFYFRPGHETYPIYEHDAIQQVLDNAVEWASPVEGAPRSFGERE, from the coding sequence ATGGTCGCAGTCACGATCTGGAACGAGTTCCGACACGAACGCGAGGACGAGGACGCCGCAGCCGTCTATCCCGACGGGATTCACGGGACCATCGCCGAGGCGCTCGTCGATCGGGGCCACGAGGTCCGGACGGCGACGCTCGACGAACCGGAACACGGGCTCACCGAGGACGTCCTCGCGGAAACCGACGTCCTCTGCTGGTGGGGCCACACGGCCCACGACGAGGTCAGCGACGACATCGTCGATCGCGTCCACGAGCGAGTTCTCGGGGGAATGGGACTGGTCGTCCTCCACTCCGGCCACTACGCGAAGATCTTCAAGCGGCTCATGGGAACCACCTGTAGCCTCCAGTGGCGCGAGGACGGCGGCACGGAACGGCTGTGGGTCGTCGATCCTGGCCACCCGATCGCCGACGGGCTCGACGAGTCGATCGAACTCCCCGAAACCGAGATGTACGGCGAACCGTTCGACGTCCCGGAACCCGATCGGCTGGTCTTTACGAGCTGGTTCGAGGGCGGCGAGGTGTTCCGGAGCGGCTGTTGCTACCGGCGCGGATCGGGCCGGATCTTCTACTTCCGGCCGGGCCACGAGACGTACCCGATCTACGAACACGACGCGATCCAGCAGGTCCTCGACAACGCCGTCGAGTGGGCCAGCCCCGTCGAGGGCGCGCCGCGATCGTTCGGCGAGCGGGAGTGA
- the citE gene encoding L-malyl-CoA/beta-methylmalyl-CoA lyase, producing MTKDIRLCRTFQTAPAAVPKDDSAKYLRSGLEAEGFQAPDWLVPDMEDGTAPNMKAEGLENTIELVPEYDFPGEIWPRVEWSYEDESFRDRGREQIDRLVAEIGDEINGVVVPKVGRIGDVKRAAEAVAEAEAEHGYADGSIKLSIIVETGRARSDLHEISKFGEESRLTALVFGPVDYAAELGARDLGDGRPRWDALLEELSNEASAGDLLAIGGPFDDLFKERAGLTYYNADAYADQVEHEAHLGLDGSWSLYPKQTIQANTIHMPNQEELERDVSKIERFNEAKAEGTGAVTLDGQMVDEATFKVFRNTVQQVRAIDDTRPEQTEEYYDADLLERARDLELSYE from the coding sequence ATGACCAAGGACATCCGACTCTGCCGAACCTTCCAGACCGCACCGGCCGCCGTTCCGAAAGACGACTCGGCGAAGTACCTCCGCTCCGGCCTCGAGGCCGAGGGCTTTCAGGCCCCCGACTGGCTCGTCCCCGACATGGAGGACGGCACCGCGCCGAACATGAAAGCCGAGGGGCTCGAGAACACGATCGAACTCGTCCCCGAGTACGACTTCCCCGGCGAGATCTGGCCCCGCGTCGAGTGGAGCTACGAGGACGAGTCATTCCGCGATCGCGGCCGCGAGCAGATCGACCGACTCGTCGCCGAGATCGGCGACGAGATCAACGGCGTCGTCGTCCCGAAGGTCGGCCGTATCGGGGACGTCAAACGCGCCGCCGAAGCCGTCGCCGAGGCCGAGGCCGAACACGGGTACGCCGACGGCTCGATCAAGCTCTCGATCATCGTCGAGACCGGTCGTGCGCGCTCGGATCTCCACGAGATCTCCAAGTTCGGCGAGGAGTCTCGGCTCACCGCGCTCGTCTTCGGCCCCGTCGACTACGCTGCCGAACTCGGCGCGCGCGACCTCGGCGACGGTCGCCCGCGCTGGGACGCCCTCCTCGAGGAACTCTCGAACGAGGCCAGCGCCGGGGACCTGCTCGCGATCGGCGGTCCGTTCGACGACCTGTTCAAGGAACGCGCCGGCCTGACCTACTACAACGCCGACGCCTACGCGGACCAGGTCGAACACGAGGCCCACCTCGGACTCGACGGCTCGTGGTCGCTGTACCCCAAGCAGACGATCCAGGCCAACACGATCCACATGCCGAACCAGGAGGAACTCGAACGCGACGTGAGCAAGATCGAACGCTTCAACGAGGCCAAAGCGGAGGGCACCGGCGCGGTCACGCTGGACGGCCAGATGGTCGACGAGGCAACCTTCAAGGTCTTCCGCAACACGGTCCAGCAGGTCCGGGCGATCGACGATACCCGGCCGGAACAGACCGAGGAGTACTACGACGCGGACCTGCTCGAGCGCGCTCGCGATCTCGAACTGTCCTACGAGTAG
- a CDS encoding methylaspartate mutase subunit E, which produces MIRDERIPSDELRRIDEEIRSNWPTGADVDFEEAIEYHESLPDRKRFADVLESADKPLLQPRAGVPRLDDQIELLEYLHREGQADLLPTTIDSYTRDNEYGKAQEGLDKARETGEDTLNGFPAVNHGVDGCRELIDAIDAPIEVRHGTPDARLLAAITFAGGFQSFEGGPISYNIPYTKRHGLEETIEKWQFVDRLAGAYTERGVRINREPFGPLTGTLVPPSIAIAIMIVEGQLAATQGVRSITLGYGQVGNVVQDVAALNALQKLGDEYLPDEVVVTTVFHEWMGGFPPDEARANGVISLGGMTAAIAKPDKVITKSPQEFQGVPTKEANASGLRTTRQVIDMAIEQEIDIDGIAEEQDLIERETRCLMDTIFEHGDGDVVRGTIEAFDSGALDVPFAPSDSARGAVLPARDDDGRVRIFEWADLAMDEDIKEIHKARLSRRADTEGREQSFRMVADDVDAISDGKLIGRPQGDV; this is translated from the coding sequence ATGATACGAGACGAACGGATTCCATCCGACGAGCTACGGCGTATCGACGAGGAGATTCGATCGAACTGGCCGACGGGAGCCGACGTCGACTTCGAGGAGGCGATCGAGTACCACGAATCGCTGCCCGACCGCAAGCGGTTCGCGGACGTCCTCGAGTCGGCCGACAAACCCCTCCTCCAGCCCCGGGCTGGCGTCCCCCGACTCGACGACCAGATCGAACTCCTCGAGTACCTCCACCGGGAGGGGCAGGCGGATCTCCTGCCGACCACGATCGACTCCTACACGCGGGACAACGAGTACGGGAAGGCCCAGGAGGGGCTCGACAAGGCCCGCGAGACGGGCGAGGACACCCTGAACGGCTTTCCCGCGGTCAACCACGGCGTCGACGGCTGTCGCGAACTGATCGACGCGATCGACGCCCCGATCGAGGTGCGCCACGGGACGCCGGACGCCCGACTGCTCGCGGCGATCACGTTCGCCGGCGGCTTCCAGAGCTTCGAGGGCGGCCCGATCTCCTACAACATTCCCTACACGAAGCGCCACGGGCTCGAGGAGACTATCGAGAAGTGGCAGTTCGTCGATCGGCTCGCGGGCGCGTACACCGAACGCGGCGTGCGGATCAACCGCGAACCGTTCGGTCCCCTCACGGGAACGCTCGTTCCGCCCTCGATCGCGATCGCGATCATGATCGTCGAGGGGCAGCTGGCGGCGACCCAGGGCGTGCGATCGATCACGCTCGGCTACGGGCAGGTCGGAAACGTCGTCCAGGACGTGGCCGCGCTGAACGCCCTGCAGAAACTGGGCGACGAGTACCTCCCCGACGAGGTCGTCGTCACCACGGTCTTCCACGAGTGGATGGGCGGCTTCCCGCCGGACGAGGCCCGCGCCAACGGGGTCATCAGCCTCGGCGGGATGACCGCCGCGATCGCGAAGCCGGACAAGGTCATCACCAAGTCGCCCCAGGAGTTCCAGGGGGTCCCGACCAAGGAGGCAAACGCCTCCGGCCTGCGCACGACGCGACAGGTCATCGACATGGCGATCGAACAGGAGATCGACATCGACGGCATCGCGGAGGAACAGGACCTCATCGAGCGCGAGACGCGGTGCCTGATGGACACCATCTTCGAACACGGCGACGGCGACGTCGTCCGGGGAACGATCGAGGCGTTCGACTCGGGCGCGCTCGACGTCCCCTTCGCCCCCAGCGACAGCGCGAGGGGGGCCGTCCTGCCGGCCCGCGACGACGACGGTCGCGTCCGCATCTTCGAGTGGGCCGACCTCGCGATGGACGAGGACATCAAGGAGATCCACAAGGCGCGCCTCTCCCGGCGCGCGGACACGGAGGGGCGCGAGCAGTCGTTCCGGATGGTTGCAGACGACGTCGACGCGATCAGCGACGGAAAACTCATCGGTCGACCACAGGGTGACGTTTGA
- a CDS encoding translation initiation factor eIF-2B → MIDETVEEIQDMQTHSSSVVAVNAARALEELVDREFATVEEFERALERNGTVLRRANPSHASLQNAVRAVVEEVTVAEADSVEEAKRLTTETIDEVVETVESAKRRAAENAVTHLEDGATLLTHDYSSTVLEALERAVDAGKSFDVYITEARPRYIGRKTARSLADLEGVEPTLITDSANGLYLAKCDRVVVGMDCIVDDTLYNRVGTFPIAATAAQLDVPVTVLGAASKLVTEGFVFENEFRPGSEVMPEPAEGFAVENPAYDATPVSLLESVITDEGRREF, encoded by the coding sequence ATGATCGACGAGACGGTCGAGGAGATCCAGGACATGCAGACCCACAGCTCCTCGGTAGTGGCGGTCAACGCGGCGCGAGCCCTCGAAGAACTGGTCGACCGCGAGTTCGCCACCGTCGAGGAGTTCGAGCGCGCGCTCGAGCGCAACGGCACGGTGCTCCGGCGAGCCAACCCCTCCCACGCATCGCTGCAGAACGCCGTCCGGGCGGTCGTCGAGGAGGTCACCGTCGCGGAGGCCGACAGCGTCGAGGAGGCCAAACGACTCACCACCGAGACGATCGACGAGGTCGTCGAAACCGTCGAGTCGGCCAAGCGCCGGGCGGCCGAAAACGCCGTCACCCATCTCGAGGACGGGGCGACACTCCTGACCCACGACTACTCCTCGACGGTACTCGAAGCGCTCGAACGGGCCGTCGACGCCGGCAAATCGTTCGACGTCTACATCACCGAGGCCCGGCCCCGCTACATCGGACGCAAGACCGCCCGATCGCTCGCGGACCTGGAGGGCGTCGAGCCGACGCTGATCACCGACAGCGCGAACGGGCTCTACCTCGCGAAGTGCGATCGGGTGGTCGTCGGGATGGACTGTATCGTCGACGACACCCTCTACAACCGCGTCGGGACGTTTCCGATCGCGGCCACCGCGGCCCAGCTGGACGTCCCCGTTACCGTCCTCGGCGCGGCTTCGAAGCTCGTCACCGAGGGGTTCGTCTTCGAGAACGAGTTCCGGCCGGGCAGCGAGGTCATGCCAGAACCCGCCGAGGGGTTCGCCGTCGAGAACCCCGCCTACGACGCCACGCCGGTCTCGCTCCTCGAGAGCGTCATCACGGACGAGGGCCGCCGGGAGTTCTGA
- a CDS encoding uracil-DNA glycosylase translates to MDANQQTRANPYGMDEECRNCPALCETRTQVVHGYGDVGADFLFVGERPTARADTTGVPFLRDADDADGGSDREGTTLRRMLERLGLCDVTSPADRPAVENVYLTNLTRCRDPDRHPTDEEVANCEPYLNAEIRMINPEILVPVGDRALEAIGIEYTTTPVDDLSLPDVHATTIRGRGFELVPMVEPQDQTDTQTQAWLEHFVDLMASDYRQTKGRRER, encoded by the coding sequence GTGGACGCGAACCAGCAGACGCGGGCGAACCCGTACGGGATGGACGAGGAGTGCCGAAACTGTCCGGCGCTCTGTGAGACGCGCACGCAGGTGGTTCACGGCTACGGCGACGTCGGCGCGGACTTCCTGTTCGTCGGCGAACGCCCCACGGCCCGCGCAGACACGACCGGCGTCCCCTTCCTCCGAGACGCGGACGATGCCGACGGCGGATCCGATCGCGAGGGGACAACGCTCCGCCGGATGCTCGAACGCCTCGGACTGTGCGACGTCACCTCGCCAGCCGATCGACCCGCCGTCGAGAACGTCTACCTGACGAATCTCACCCGGTGTCGCGATCCCGATCGGCACCCGACCGACGAGGAGGTCGCGAACTGCGAGCCGTACCTCAACGCGGAGATCCGCATGATCAACCCGGAGATCCTCGTCCCGGTCGGCGATCGCGCCCTCGAAGCGATCGGGATCGAGTACACGACGACGCCGGTCGACGACCTCTCCCTGCCGGACGTCCACGCGACGACGATTCGCGGTCGCGGGTTCGAACTCGTTCCGATGGTCGAACCGCAGGACCAGACCGACACACAGACCCAGGCGTGGCTCGAACACTTCGTCGACCTGATGGCCTCGGATTACCGCCAGACGAAGGGACGACGGGAGCGATAG
- the mch gene encoding 2-methylfumaryl-CoA hydratase, whose product MTDWTDPDTFAQALEQAETREKGNCFEDFEEGDVIEHGPGLTLTRWGNESWMSQTLNHDPAYWRSDAAEDRGFDEPPIHPDYLTAATLGITVEDLSEKGGYFLGRTDVRFPGTPVYAGTELHVESEVVNTATSSSRPEYGIVSWRTRGRDAETGEVLCSYERTNMIPRREPVATDGGGAAAAEEDGDDGPDLPEEFVTPEGGYFEDFAAALDEAEERDAAVAYRHERGRTQDDVTVASLPLATLNTAKQHHNVDVMSDSPSGDIVTYGDVTRSTALGHARSDERTWREVGFDDEGFHTFVAAGDTVYAFTRVLETEDSVEETSTGSRTSSENDASSDEAGTVTFEHIAFNQNDEPVYSGTRTAEIRKRSN is encoded by the coding sequence ATGACTGATTGGACAGATCCCGACACGTTCGCACAGGCGCTCGAACAGGCCGAGACGAGGGAGAAGGGCAACTGCTTCGAGGACTTCGAGGAGGGGGACGTCATCGAGCACGGCCCCGGCCTCACGCTCACCCGCTGGGGCAACGAGTCCTGGATGAGCCAGACCCTGAACCACGACCCGGCCTACTGGCGATCCGACGCCGCCGAGGACCGCGGCTTCGACGAACCGCCGATCCATCCCGACTACCTCACCGCCGCGACGCTGGGGATCACCGTCGAGGACCTGAGCGAGAAGGGCGGTTACTTCCTCGGCCGCACCGACGTCCGGTTCCCCGGCACGCCGGTCTACGCGGGCACCGAACTCCACGTCGAGAGCGAGGTCGTGAACACGGCCACCTCGAGTTCCCGGCCCGAGTACGGCATCGTCTCCTGGCGCACCCGCGGCAGGGACGCCGAAACCGGCGAGGTGCTCTGTTCCTACGAGCGGACGAACATGATCCCCCGACGCGAACCGGTCGCGACGGACGGGGGCGGCGCTGCGGCCGCGGAAGAGGACGGCGACGACGGTCCCGACCTCCCCGAGGAGTTCGTCACCCCCGAAGGCGGCTACTTCGAGGACTTTGCGGCCGCGCTCGACGAAGCCGAGGAGCGCGACGCCGCCGTCGCGTACCGCCACGAACGGGGGCGAACGCAGGACGACGTGACAGTCGCCTCCCTGCCGCTTGCGACGCTCAATACGGCCAAACAGCACCACAACGTCGACGTCATGAGCGACTCGCCGTCGGGCGACATCGTCACCTACGGCGACGTCACCCGATCGACCGCGCTCGGCCACGCCCGATCGGACGAGCGGACGTGGCGCGAGGTCGGCTTCGACGACGAGGGGTTCCACACGTTCGTCGCGGCCGGCGACACCGTCTACGCGTTCACCCGCGTGCTCGAAACCGAGGACAGCGTCGAGGAAACCTCGACTGGCTCTCGGACGTCGTCCGAGAACGACGCCTCGAGCGACGAGGCGGGCACCGTCACCTTCGAACACATCGCGTTCAACCAGAACGACGAACCCGTCTACTCGGGGACACGAACCGCGGAGATTCGAAAGCGTTCTAACTAA